AAACGGCTCCCGGCTTGGGCGCGATCCGGGTCGCTCAGATGATTCCCGTTGTGATCACACCGCATCGGTTCCGGACAACGCGCATGTTCTGGTCCTACTGCGGTTTTGGTGTCGTCGTTCGTTCGTCATCGGATTGGATCCGGAGAGACGATCAATGGGTTCGCGGAAAACTGGATCATACCCGTGGATTGAACCGTGAATTCAACCACATGCTGAACGGTACGAAACCAACTTTGGCGAAGGTGACGATTGCCAGAAAGATTGCAGCGCTCGTCTTGGCGATGTGGAAGAGAGAGGAGAGATGCCAACCGGAGATGTATCGACTGTCTCTCTACTTCTGGCGCGGAGCAAGCAACCCGATTCGAATCTATTCTATTCAGGTCAAGATATATGGAAAATTACGCAACATGCGCAATCCTCGACTTGCTGAAGATCTGGGGCTTCGGCCCTAGTCCACTACAGACGAC
The genomic region above belongs to Candidatus Eisenbacteria bacterium and contains:
- a CDS encoding transposase, which translates into the protein MEILSPYVAEILVYGPVWTPGCKTDAIDAHSLAEKIRTGTVGRPVYKDPKLFTALREYARIYTMVTRDVARTKNRLKSLIQGRGIPCSGEAVYSRRGREALTRQLPQATAIAAEILGQEIDRLLEIKKEAEKTMLRESHRHKISKILETAPGLGAIRVAQMIPVVITPHRFRTTRMFWSYCGFGVVVRSSSDWIRRDDQWVRGKLDHTRGLNREFNHMLNGTKPTLAKVTIARKIAALVLAMWKREERCQPEMYRLSLYFWRGASNPIRIYSIQVKIYGKLRNMRNPRLAEDLGLRP